From Kogia breviceps isolate mKogBre1 chromosome 2, mKogBre1 haplotype 1, whole genome shotgun sequence, one genomic window encodes:
- the MARS2 gene encoding methionine--tRNA ligase, mitochondrial: MLRISAFRLLGRTGASRLSLLEDFSLRHYSSDPLGVQDDTRDARAYFTTPIFYVNAAPHIGHLYSAVLADALYRYHRLRVPSAAATRFSTGTDEHGLKIQQAAAAAGLAPSELCDRVSAQFQQLFREADISSTDFIRTTEARHRMAVQHFWEVLKARGLLYKGLYEGWYCASDECFLPEAKVTRQPGPSGDLCPVSLESGHPVSWTKEENYIFRLSQFREPLQRWLRGDPQAITPEPFHHAVLQWLEEELPDLSVSRRSSHLHWGIPVPGDDSQTIYVWLDALVNYLTVIGYPNAEFKSWWPTTSHIIGKDILKFHAVYWPALLLGAGMSPPHRIYVHSHWTVCGQKMSKSLGNVVDPRTCLDRYTVDGFRYFLLRQGVPNWDCDYYGEKVVKLLDSELAFALGGLLNRCTANRINPSGTYPAFCTTCFPSEPGLLGPSGRAQAEDYALVSAVATLPKQVADHYANFQIYKALEAVSSCVRQTNGFVQRHAPWKLNWESPVDAPWLGTVLHVALECLRVFGTLLQPVTPSLADKLLSRLGVSATERGLGELHFLPRFYGHPCPFEGRRLGPETGVLFPRLDQSRAWLVKAHKT; this comes from the coding sequence ATGCTGCGGATTTCTGCCTTTCGGCTGCTAGGACGCACGGGGGCGAGTAGGCTCTCGCTCCTGGAGGACTTTAGCTTACGCCACTACAGTTCGGACCCTCTCGGTGTCCAGGACGATACCCGCGACGCGCGCGCCTATTTCACCACACCCATCTTCTACGTGAACGCGGCGCCGCACATCGGGCACCTGTACTCGGCGGTACTGGCTGACGCCCTGTACCGATACCATCGCCTCCGAGTTCCCAGCGCCGCCGCCACGCGATTCTCCACTGGTACCGATGAGCACGGCCTCAAGATTCAGCAGGCAGCAGCCGCTGCGGGCCTGGCTCCGTCCGAGCTGTGCGACAGAGTCTCTGCCCAGTTCCAGCAGCTTTTCCGGGAGGCTGACATCTCCTCCACCGACTTCATCCGCACCACTGAGGCCCGGCATCGGATGGCTGTGCAGCATTTCTGGGAGGTGCTGAAGGCTCGGGGTCTTCTCTACAAGGGGCTCTATGAAGGTTGGTATTGCGCCTCTGACGAGTGCTTCCTGCCTGAAGCCAAGGTCACCAGGCAGCCTGGCCCGTCGGGGGATTTGTGTCCTGTATCTCTGGAGAGCGGGCATCCCGTCTCCTGGaccaaggaagaaaactacatttTCAGGCTTTCCCAGTTCCGGGAGCCGCTCCAGCGGTGGCTGCGGGGCGACCCTCAGGCCATCACCCCGGAGCCATTCCATCACGCAGTCCTTCAGTGGCTGGAAGAGGAGCTGCCGGACCTATCCGTCTCTCGAAGGAGTAGCCACTTGCACTGGGGCATTCCGGTGCCCGGGGACGATTCGCAGACCATCTACGTATGGCTGGATGCCTTGGTCAACTACCTTACTGTAATTGGCTACCCAAATGCTGAGTTCAAATCTTGGTGGCCCACCACCTCTCATATCATAGGCAAGGACATTCTCAAATTCCATGCTGTCTATTGGCCTGCCCTCCTCTTAGGGGCCGGCATGAGCCCACCACACCGCATCTATGTTCACTCCCACTGGACGGTCTGTGGTCAAAAGATGTCTAAGAGCTTGGGCAATGTGGTGGATCCCAGGACATGCCTTGACCGCTACACTGTGGATGGCTTCCGCTACTTTCTCCTTCGTCAGGGCGTCCCCAACTGGGACTGTGATTACTACGGTGAAAAGGTGGTTAAGTTGTTGGATTCCGAGCTGGCATTTGCTTTGGGAGGTCTCTTGAACCGATGCACTGCCAACAGAATAAATCCTTCTGGGACCTATCCGGCTTTTTGCACTACCTGCTTTCCCAGTGAGCCAGGGTTGTTGGGGCCATCAGGTCGTGCTCAGGCAGAGGACTATGCTCTGGTGAGCGCAGTGGCCACTTTGCCCAAGCAGGTGGCAGACCACTATGCTAACTTTCAGATCTATAAGGCTCTGGAGGCAGTATCCAGCTGTGTCCGGCAAACTAATGGCTTTGTCCAAAGGCATGCACCATGGAAGTTGAACTGGGAGAGCCCAGTGGATGCTCCCTGGCTGGGTACTGTGCTTCATGTGGCCTTGGAATGTTTGCGAGTCTTTGGAACTTTGCTCCAGCCTGTCACCCCAAGCCTAGCTGATAAGCTGCTGTCTAGGTTGGGGGTCTCTGCCACAGAGAGGGGCCTTGGAGAGCTCCATTTCTTGCCTCGATTCTATGGACATCCATGCCCTTTtgaagggaggaggctgggacCTGAAACTGGGGTCTTGTTTCCAAGACTGGACCAGTCCAGGGCCTGGCTGGTAAAAGCCCATAAGACCTAG